A genomic window from Pseudomonas cavernicola includes:
- a CDS encoding acyl-CoA synthetase: MSQTAVPAIGSLRDTESIEQISLQDRGMPPSTYELLRRSAARSPDATALTFLLQGNSEETPYQLSYAELFGKITQTANAFHRLGVRPGKAVSFLLPNLPHTHFTLWGGEAAGIVNAINPLLDAEHIAELIRASDSEVLVTLAPFPGTDLWDKVAGLRERLPELKSIVTVDLANYLPEPQRSGLQAQRGALPTDVLDFDELIGACPDDHLESGRVIQPDDIASYFHTGGTTGTPKLAPHSHRNEVAMAMILAMAIDLNEQDITLCGLPLFHVNGVMVTGLAPFYVGAEVLLATPQGYRNSSLIQNFWKIIERYRVSFFSGVPTIYAGLLQVPSAGHDLSSLRYALCGAAPMPVELIRQFEGKTGLKLIEGYGLTEGTCGSCGNPPAGEQRPGSIGLRMPYCEVKIAVLDEQGQYLRDAAQNEIGNLCLRGITVFNGYLQADKNKGIWVDGDWFNTGDLGRIDADGYIWLTGRSKDLIIRGGHNIDPQMIEEALHKHPAVAMAAAVGKPDVKAGELPVAYVQLKPGVTVTEAELREHAAAHIPERAAIPKEVWIIDAIPVTAVGKTFKPALRFDAIRRVFEEHLRHLDPTIRVEVVADDRHGQLARIHVAQLDTAQRAAIESCLAGFAVRCELVAGRVD, encoded by the coding sequence ATGAGCCAAACCGCCGTTCCCGCTATCGGTTCGCTGCGCGATACCGAATCGATCGAACAGATCTCTCTTCAAGACCGCGGCATGCCGCCCAGCACTTATGAGCTGCTGCGGCGCAGTGCGGCACGCAGCCCGGATGCCACGGCGTTGACCTTCCTGTTACAGGGTAATAGTGAAGAGACGCCCTATCAGCTGAGCTACGCCGAGTTGTTCGGCAAAATCACCCAGACCGCCAACGCCTTCCACCGCCTCGGCGTGCGCCCAGGTAAAGCCGTGTCGTTCCTGCTGCCGAACCTGCCACACACGCACTTCACCCTCTGGGGTGGCGAGGCCGCGGGTATCGTCAATGCGATCAACCCGCTGCTGGATGCCGAGCACATCGCCGAACTGATCCGCGCATCTGACTCCGAGGTGCTGGTGACCCTGGCGCCCTTCCCCGGCACCGATCTGTGGGACAAGGTCGCCGGCCTGCGTGAACGGCTGCCGGAGTTGAAATCGATTGTCACCGTCGACCTCGCCAACTACCTGCCAGAGCCGCAACGTAGCGGCTTGCAAGCCCAGCGCGGCGCGCTACCGACGGACGTGCTGGACTTCGACGAACTGATTGGCGCCTGCCCGGACGATCACCTGGAAAGCGGCCGGGTAATTCAGCCGGACGACATTGCCTCGTACTTCCACACCGGCGGCACCACCGGCACCCCGAAGCTGGCGCCGCACAGCCATCGCAACGAAGTCGCGATGGCGATGATCCTCGCCATGGCGATCGACCTGAACGAGCAGGACATCACCCTCTGCGGGCTACCGCTGTTCCACGTCAACGGCGTGATGGTCACCGGCTTGGCGCCGTTCTATGTCGGTGCCGAAGTATTGCTGGCGACGCCGCAAGGCTATCGCAACAGCAGCCTGATTCAGAACTTCTGGAAAATCATCGAACGCTACCGCGTGAGCTTCTTCAGTGGCGTACCGACTATCTATGCCGGCCTGCTGCAAGTGCCGAGCGCTGGCCACGATCTGTCCAGCCTGCGCTATGCCCTGTGTGGCGCGGCGCCGATGCCAGTGGAGCTGATTCGGCAGTTTGAAGGTAAAACCGGGCTCAAACTCATCGAAGGTTATGGCCTCACCGAAGGCACCTGCGGCAGTTGCGGCAATCCCCCGGCCGGCGAGCAACGGCCTGGCTCGATTGGCCTGCGCATGCCGTATTGTGAAGTGAAGATCGCCGTACTCGACGAGCAGGGCCAGTACCTGCGCGATGCTGCGCAGAATGAGATCGGCAACCTCTGCCTGCGCGGCATCACGGTGTTCAACGGCTACCTGCAAGCCGACAAGAACAAGGGCATCTGGGTCGACGGCGATTGGTTCAATACCGGCGACCTCGGCCGTATCGACGCCGACGGCTACATCTGGCTGACCGGGCGCAGCAAGGATCTGATCATCCGCGGCGGGCACAACATCGACCCGCAGATGATCGAAGAGGCCCTGCACAAGCACCCGGCCGTGGCCATGGCGGCCGCGGTGGGCAAACCCGACGTCAAGGCCGGTGAGCTGCCCGTGGCCTACGTCCAGCTCAAACCCGGTGTGACGGTAACCGAAGCCGAACTCCGCGAGCATGCCGCCGCGCATATCCCAGAACGTGCAGCGATCCCCAAAGAGGTGTGGATCATCGATGCAATCCCGGTCACCGCGGTGGGTAAAACCTTCAAACCGGCCCTGCGTTTCGATGCCATTCGTCGTGTTTTCGAGGAACACCTGCGTCACCTTGATCCGACCATTCGGGTCGAAGTCGTCGCCGATGATCGGCATGGGCAGCTGGCACGGATCCATGTAGCGCAGTTGGATACGGCGCAGCGGGCGGCCATCGAAAGCTGTCTGGCCGGCTTTGCGGTGAGATGCGAGCTAGTCGCAGGTAGGGTGGATTAG
- a CDS encoding amino acid ABC transporter substrate-binding protein, which produces MKMVKSTLAVLTAAAVLGVSSFAQAGATLDAVKKKGFVQCGISDGLPGFSYADGKGNYLGIDVDVCRAVAAAVFGDASKVKFSPLTAKERFTALQSGEVDILSRNSTWTSSRDAAMGLSFTGVTYYDGQGFLVNKKLGVSSAKELDGATVCIQAGTTTELNLSDYFRANGLKYTPITYDTSDESAKSVEAGRCDVLTSDQSQLYAQRIKLAAPDQYVVLPEVISKEPLGPAVRQGDDEWFKIVRWSLFALVNAEELGIDSKNVVETAKSTKNPDIARLLGTEGEFGKDLKLPKDWAVQIVKQVGNYAEIFDRNVGAGSDLKIERGLNALWNKGGLQYAPPVR; this is translated from the coding sequence ATGAAGATGGTGAAATCCACCCTGGCTGTGCTGACCGCTGCAGCGGTGCTCGGCGTCAGCAGCTTCGCTCAGGCGGGCGCAACCCTGGACGCGGTGAAGAAAAAAGGCTTCGTGCAATGCGGTATCAGTGATGGCTTGCCAGGCTTCTCCTACGCCGACGGCAAGGGCAACTACCTGGGGATCGACGTAGATGTTTGCCGCGCTGTAGCCGCTGCGGTCTTCGGCGATGCCAGCAAGGTTAAATTCAGCCCGCTGACGGCCAAAGAACGCTTCACGGCGTTGCAATCCGGTGAAGTCGACATCCTCTCGCGTAACAGCACCTGGACCAGTTCGCGTGATGCGGCCATGGGTCTGAGCTTTACCGGCGTGACCTACTACGACGGCCAAGGCTTCCTGGTGAACAAAAAGCTGGGCGTCTCCAGCGCAAAGGAACTCGATGGCGCCACCGTCTGCATTCAGGCCGGGACCACCACTGAGCTGAACCTCTCCGACTACTTCCGCGCCAATGGCCTGAAGTACACCCCGATCACTTATGACACCTCCGATGAGAGCGCCAAGTCTGTGGAGGCTGGTCGTTGCGACGTGCTGACCTCGGACCAATCGCAGCTCTATGCGCAGCGCATCAAGTTGGCCGCGCCGGATCAGTACGTGGTGTTGCCGGAAGTGATCTCCAAGGAGCCGCTCGGCCCGGCAGTGCGTCAGGGTGACGATGAGTGGTTCAAAATCGTGCGTTGGTCGCTGTTCGCCTTGGTCAATGCCGAGGAGCTGGGCATCGATTCGAAGAACGTCGTCGAGACCGCCAAAAGCACCAAGAACCCGGATATCGCCCGCCTGCTCGGCACTGAAGGCGAGTTCGGCAAGGATCTGAAACTGCCGAAAGACTGGGCCGTGCAGATCGTCAAGCAAGTCGGTAACTACGCGGAAATCTTCGATCGCAACGTCGGTGCCGGCAGTGACCTGAAGATCGAGCGTGGCCTTAATGCCCTGTGGAACAAGGGTGGTCTGCAATACGCACCGCCGGTGCGCTGA
- a CDS encoding amino acid ABC transporter ATP-binding protein, which produces MSEPIKQSAAADQSMILMQGVHKWYGQFNVLKDINLDVKQGERIVICGPSGSGKSTAIRCLNRLEEHQQGRIVVNGVELTRDLKHIETVRREVGMVFQHFNLFPHLTVLQNCTLAPMWVRKMPKRQAEEAAMHFLERVRIPEQALKYPGQLSGGQQQRVAIARALCMKPKIMLFDEPTSALDPEMVKEVLDTMVSLAEDGMTMLCVTHEMGFARTVANRVIFMDKGEIIEEAPPNEFFNNPQNERTKLFLSQILH; this is translated from the coding sequence ATGAGTGAACCGATCAAGCAGTCCGCCGCCGCCGATCAGAGCATGATCCTGATGCAGGGCGTGCATAAGTGGTACGGCCAGTTCAATGTGCTGAAGGACATCAACCTGGATGTGAAGCAGGGCGAGCGCATCGTCATTTGCGGACCTTCGGGGTCGGGCAAATCCACGGCGATCCGCTGTCTCAACCGCCTGGAGGAACACCAGCAGGGGCGCATCGTGGTGAACGGGGTGGAGCTGACCCGCGACCTCAAGCACATCGAGACGGTCCGTCGCGAGGTGGGCATGGTGTTCCAGCACTTCAACCTGTTCCCGCACCTCACCGTGCTGCAGAACTGCACCCTGGCGCCGATGTGGGTGCGCAAGATGCCCAAGCGCCAGGCCGAGGAAGCCGCCATGCACTTCCTCGAGCGCGTGCGTATCCCCGAGCAGGCCCTCAAGTACCCGGGACAGCTCTCCGGCGGTCAGCAACAGCGGGTGGCCATCGCCCGCGCGCTGTGCATGAAGCCGAAGATCATGCTGTTCGACGAGCCCACCTCGGCGCTCGACCCGGAAATGGTCAAGGAGGTGCTGGATACCATGGTCAGCTTGGCAGAGGACGGTATGACCATGCTCTGCGTGACCCACGAGATGGGCTTTGCCCGCACCGTGGCGAACCGGGTGATCTTTATGGACAAGGGCGAGATCATCGAAGAGGCGCCGCCGAACGAGTTCTTCAACAACCCGCAGAACGAGCGGACCAAGCTGTTCCTCAGTCAGATCCTGCACTGA
- a CDS encoding GGDEF domain-containing protein yields the protein MKTAHWQGDLQQIRHLRLFQNVAASSLALLLKEFCACELEADEVLLSPFNRNQHLYLLLEGQLKVYLGSLDNQAVSTLEAGECAGEISFIDNHPPCAYVVAAVPSLVLRLHRESLITLFTQSPQLMQNLLELLCERVRQGNQIILDSEQNANIDALTGAFNRRWLEQVFERENTRCAFNSQPMCLLMLDVDHFKAYNDQHGHLAGDYALCLLAHTLRNQLRPKDSLTRYGGEEFVILLPEMTAEEGRSIGERLRQSLEQASSFYSPVGVLPGVTMSIGLAQMRASDSLQSLIARADSALYQAKQQGRNCLCG from the coding sequence ATGAAAACCGCGCATTGGCAGGGAGACCTGCAGCAAATCCGGCACCTGCGACTGTTTCAAAACGTCGCCGCCAGTAGCCTTGCACTGCTACTCAAAGAGTTTTGCGCCTGCGAATTAGAGGCCGATGAAGTCCTGCTGTCACCGTTCAACCGCAATCAGCACCTCTATCTTCTGCTCGAAGGCCAGCTCAAGGTCTACCTCGGCTCGCTGGATAACCAGGCGGTCAGCACCCTAGAAGCGGGTGAGTGCGCCGGCGAGATCAGCTTTATCGACAACCACCCCCCCTGCGCCTATGTGGTCGCCGCCGTGCCGAGCCTGGTGCTGCGCCTGCACCGGGAATCCTTGATCACCCTGTTCACGCAATCGCCGCAACTGATGCAGAACCTGCTGGAGTTGCTCTGCGAGCGCGTGCGCCAAGGCAACCAAATCATCCTCGACAGTGAGCAAAACGCCAATATCGACGCCCTTACCGGCGCCTTTAACCGCCGCTGGTTGGAGCAGGTGTTTGAGCGCGAGAACACGCGCTGCGCCTTCAACAGCCAACCGATGTGCCTGTTGATGCTGGATGTCGACCATTTCAAAGCCTACAACGACCAGCATGGCCATCTGGCCGGCGACTATGCCTTGTGCCTGCTCGCGCATACCCTGCGCAACCAGTTACGGCCGAAGGACAGCCTGACCCGATATGGCGGCGAGGAATTCGTCATCCTGTTGCCGGAAATGACCGCAGAAGAAGGCCGCAGCATCGGTGAACGACTGCGTCAGAGCCTGGAGCAAGCCAGCTCCTTCTACTCCCCAGTCGGCGTATTGCCAGGTGTCACCATGTCCATCGGGCTGGCGCAAATGCGCGCCAGCGATAGCCTGCAAAGCCTGATCGCACGTGCCGACAGCGCGCTTTACCAAGCCAAGCAGCAAGGCCGCAACTGTCTCTGCGGCTAA
- a CDS encoding amino acid ABC transporter permease — translation MQTIANAPRARGSVWTDPQVRAWLFQIIAVIAVVAFGWYLFDNTQHNLAQRGIISGFGFLQNSAGFGIAQHLIDYTESDTYGRVFVIGLLNTLLVSVIGIVFATIIGFIIGVARLSPNWLINKLATVYIETFRNIPPLLQIFFWYFAVMLPLPGPRQSISVGETFFLSNRGLNMPSPGAAEGFLPFLIAVLLTLVGIVVLVRWAKARRESSGAIFPTPWVSLALLVAVPGLCVLLFGNPFTWSVPELQGFNFRGGWVMIPELMALVLALTVYTAAFIAENVRSGIQAVSHGQTEAARSLGLKPRITLRLVIIPQALRVIIPPLTSQYLNLAKNSSLAAGIGYPDMVSLFAGTVLNQTGQAIEAIAITMSVYLAISLSISMLMNWYNKRIALIER, via the coding sequence ATGCAAACTATTGCTAATGCCCCACGCGCCCGAGGTTCGGTATGGACCGACCCACAGGTGCGCGCGTGGCTATTCCAGATTATTGCCGTTATCGCCGTGGTGGCGTTTGGCTGGTACCTGTTCGACAACACGCAACACAACCTGGCGCAACGGGGGATTATTTCCGGCTTCGGCTTCCTGCAGAACAGTGCCGGTTTTGGCATCGCCCAACACCTGATCGACTACACGGAAAGCGATACCTACGGCCGTGTGTTCGTCATCGGTCTGCTCAACACTTTGCTGGTCTCGGTCATCGGCATCGTCTTTGCGACCATTATCGGTTTCATCATTGGCGTCGCGCGGCTGTCGCCGAACTGGCTGATCAACAAGTTGGCCACCGTCTACATCGAGACCTTCCGCAATATTCCGCCCTTGCTGCAGATCTTCTTCTGGTACTTTGCGGTGATGCTGCCGCTGCCGGGGCCGCGGCAGAGCATAAGCGTCGGTGAGACCTTCTTCCTCAGCAACCGCGGGCTCAATATGCCCTCGCCGGGGGCGGCCGAAGGCTTTTTGCCGTTCCTGATCGCCGTGCTGCTGACCCTGGTCGGTATCGTCGTGCTGGTGCGCTGGGCCAAGGCGCGGCGCGAGTCGAGCGGGGCGATTTTCCCCACACCCTGGGTTTCTCTGGCGTTGCTGGTGGCGGTGCCGGGGCTGTGCGTGCTGCTGTTCGGCAACCCCTTCACCTGGAGCGTGCCCGAGTTGCAAGGCTTCAACTTCCGCGGCGGCTGGGTGATGATTCCCGAGCTGATGGCGTTGGTCCTGGCGCTGACGGTCTATACCGCGGCCTTTATCGCCGAGAACGTGCGTTCCGGCATCCAGGCGGTCAGCCACGGGCAAACCGAGGCCGCCCGCTCCCTCGGCCTAAAGCCGAGGATCACGCTGCGTCTGGTGATCATCCCGCAGGCCCTGCGCGTGATCATCCCACCGCTGACCAGTCAGTACCTCAATCTGGCGAAGAACTCCTCGCTGGCCGCCGGTATCGGTTATCCGGATATGGTCTCGCTGTTCGCCGGCACGGTGCTCAACCAGACCGGACAGGCGATCGAGGCGATCGCCATTACCATGAGCGTGTACCTGGCCATCAGCCTCAGCATTTCAATGTTGATGAATTGGTACAACAAGCGCATTGCGCTGATCGAGCGGTGA
- a CDS encoding amino acid ABC transporter permease → MTIHTFKPDLPPPLLSVGVVGWLRANLFSSWFNTLLTLFAIYLVWLIIPPLLQWAFIQADWTGTSRADCTSEGACWVFIKERFSQFIYGFYPSELRWRVDLTAWLAVIGAAPLFIPAMPRKAVYGLGFLVVYPLLAYWLLHGGFFGLSTVSTSLWGGLMLTLVIAAVGISGALPLGILLALGRRSDMPAIRVISVTFIEFWRGVPLITVLFMSSVMLPLFLPEGLSFDKLMRALIGVTLFQSAYIAEVVRGGLQAIPKGQYEAAGALGLGYWRMMGLVILPQALKLVIPGIVNTFIALFKDTSLVIIIGLFDLLNSIKQATTDPVWLGMATEGYVFAALVFWIFCFGMSRYSMHLERKLDTGHKR, encoded by the coding sequence ATGACCATTCATACCTTCAAACCGGATCTACCACCGCCGCTCCTGAGTGTCGGCGTGGTTGGCTGGCTGCGTGCCAATCTGTTCTCCAGTTGGTTCAATACCCTGCTGACCCTGTTCGCCATCTACCTGGTTTGGCTGATCATCCCGCCGCTGTTGCAATGGGCGTTTATTCAGGCCGACTGGACTGGCACCAGCCGTGCCGACTGCACCAGCGAGGGCGCCTGCTGGGTGTTCATCAAGGAGCGCTTCAGCCAGTTTATCTATGGCTTCTACCCGTCCGAGTTGCGTTGGCGGGTGGATCTGACAGCTTGGCTGGCGGTCATCGGCGCCGCGCCGCTGTTCATTCCGGCGATGCCGCGCAAAGCTGTCTATGGGCTGGGCTTCCTGGTGGTCTATCCGCTGCTGGCCTACTGGCTGCTGCACGGTGGCTTCTTCGGCCTGAGCACTGTGTCCACCAGCCTATGGGGCGGCTTGATGCTTACCCTGGTGATCGCCGCGGTCGGTATCTCCGGGGCCTTGCCTCTGGGTATCTTGCTGGCCCTGGGACGGCGTTCGGACATGCCGGCGATCCGCGTGATCAGCGTGACCTTTATCGAGTTCTGGCGTGGTGTGCCGTTGATCACCGTGCTGTTCATGTCCTCGGTGATGCTGCCGCTGTTCCTCCCGGAAGGGCTGAGCTTCGACAAGCTGATGCGCGCACTGATCGGCGTGACCCTGTTCCAGTCGGCCTATATCGCCGAGGTAGTGCGCGGTGGCCTGCAGGCCATCCCCAAGGGCCAGTACGAAGCGGCCGGCGCGCTCGGCCTCGGCTACTGGCGGATGATGGGCCTGGTGATTCTGCCGCAGGCGCTCAAGCTGGTGATCCCGGGCATCGTCAACACCTTTATCGCCCTGTTCAAGGACACCAGTCTGGTGATCATCATCGGCCTGTTCGACCTGTTGAACAGCATCAAGCAAGCCACCACCGACCCCGTCTGGCTGGGTATGGCCACCGAGGGCTACGTGTTCGCCGCCCTGGTGTTCTGGATCTTCTGTTTCGGCATGTCCCGCTACTCCATGCATTTGGAGCGCAAGTTGGACACCGGCCACAAGCGTTAG
- a CDS encoding GlxA family transcriptional regulator has protein sequence MLNIAIYVCPQTVCSSLSMANDAFVLANQLAGQALFKLQRFSLDGQSVDLGFASIRVDGDLSLAEQADLILLPATGSAIEQTLAANAGLLPWLAARAPNQQLASLCSSAFLLAAAGVLDGRHATTHWALANPFRQRFPQVQLEIDELLTHDGNLLCSGGAHAGLDLCLYLIGWHAGDWLAQRVAAALVFETQRGRQSRFAPLLPESDSSDSQLNPLLQWLQRHYAEPVDLQRLAERANCSPRTLLRRFRASTGLTPNDYLQRLRISAAQTALRHSSRSLEQIAAQVGYADRAAFAKLFKQLCGETPGAFRRRLRDKPVGANSFAAPNNNCLTTTPNP, from the coding sequence ATGCTGAACATCGCTATTTATGTGTGTCCGCAAACGGTTTGCTCCAGCCTGAGCATGGCTAACGATGCGTTTGTGCTGGCCAATCAGTTGGCCGGACAAGCGTTGTTCAAGCTGCAGCGCTTCAGCCTGGACGGTCAATCGGTGGATCTGGGCTTTGCCAGCATCCGGGTGGATGGTGATTTGAGCCTAGCCGAGCAAGCAGACCTGATCCTGCTCCCCGCGACCGGCAGCGCTATCGAGCAAACCCTGGCCGCCAACGCCGGCCTGCTGCCCTGGCTTGCCGCTCGCGCACCAAACCAACAGCTTGCCAGCCTGTGCAGCAGTGCCTTTCTGCTGGCGGCGGCAGGCGTGCTCGATGGCCGCCACGCCACCACCCACTGGGCCTTGGCTAACCCATTCCGCCAGCGCTTCCCGCAGGTGCAATTGGAAATTGACGAGCTGCTGACCCATGACGGCAACCTGCTCTGCTCGGGCGGCGCGCATGCGGGCCTGGATTTGTGCCTGTATCTGATCGGCTGGCATGCCGGCGACTGGCTGGCTCAGCGAGTCGCCGCGGCGCTGGTGTTCGAAACCCAGCGCGGTCGCCAGTCACGCTTCGCCCCGCTGCTGCCGGAATCCGACAGCAGTGACAGCCAACTTAATCCGCTGCTGCAATGGTTACAGCGGCACTACGCCGAACCCGTGGATTTACAGCGCCTGGCCGAACGCGCGAACTGCTCGCCGCGTACCCTGCTGCGGCGTTTTCGCGCCAGCACCGGGCTGACGCCCAACGACTATCTTCAACGGCTGCGCATCAGCGCCGCGCAAACGGCCCTGCGCCATTCTTCCCGCTCGTTGGAACAAATCGCCGCCCAAGTCGGTTATGCCGACCGCGCGGCCTTCGCCAAGCTGTTCAAACAACTCTGTGGGGAAACACCAGGCGCGTTTCGTCGGCGCTTGCGCGATAAACCTGTAGGGGCGAATTCATTCGCTGCCCCGAACAACAACTGCCTGACAACAACGCCGAACCCGTAG
- a CDS encoding dipeptidase — MRKLLIALVLLTILGLGVFFSLPNLLDRKLNSVATPAPYPASADAKQLHSTLFIADLHDDALLWERDLLKRADYGHSDLPRMLEGRVALQVFSTVTKTPRGLNYEKNASDSDNITLLAMAQRWPRATWTSLLERALYQSQKLHQAAADSAGRLVVVRNRAELASFIQAWKKDPQRLAAILATEGLHPLEGKLANIDRLYDADFRIAGLTHFFDNEVGGSAHGLEKSGLTRFGRRVIARLEEKGMLIDLAHASRPLIDDVLAIATRPVLVSHTGVEGTCPGTRNLSDAHIQRIAATGGVIGIGYWDAAVCDTSVAAIVKAIRYTADKIGVEHVALGSDFNGTIHAPFDTTGLPQLTEGLLKAGFSATDIAAIMGGNVQRLLLQSLPDA, encoded by the coding sequence ATGCGCAAACTCCTGATTGCCCTCGTGCTCCTAACCATCCTTGGCCTTGGCGTGTTCTTCAGCCTGCCTAACCTGCTCGACCGCAAGCTCAATAGCGTTGCTACGCCTGCGCCGTACCCGGCCAGCGCCGATGCAAAACAGCTGCACAGCACCTTGTTTATCGCCGACTTGCATGACGACGCCTTGCTCTGGGAGCGCGATCTGCTCAAACGCGCGGATTACGGCCACTCGGACTTGCCGCGGATGCTTGAAGGTCGGGTTGCCCTGCAGGTGTTTTCCACCGTGACCAAGACCCCGCGCGGCCTGAATTATGAGAAAAATGCCAGCGACAGCGACAACATCACCCTCTTGGCCATGGCCCAGCGCTGGCCGCGCGCGACCTGGACCAGCCTCCTGGAGCGCGCCCTCTACCAAAGTCAGAAACTGCATCAGGCCGCTGCCGATAGCGCGGGCCGCCTGGTGGTGGTGAGAAATCGCGCCGAACTTGCCAGCTTTATCCAAGCCTGGAAAAAGGATCCTCAGCGCCTCGCGGCCATTCTCGCCACCGAAGGGCTGCACCCGTTGGAGGGCAAGCTTGCGAATATCGACCGCCTGTATGACGCGGATTTTCGCATCGCCGGGCTGACCCACTTCTTCGACAACGAAGTCGGCGGCTCCGCCCACGGTCTGGAAAAGAGCGGACTGACGCGCTTTGGCCGCCGCGTGATTGCGCGCCTGGAAGAGAAAGGCATGCTCATTGACCTGGCCCACGCCTCACGGCCACTGATCGACGACGTGCTGGCCATCGCCACGCGCCCGGTACTGGTCTCCCATACCGGCGTCGAAGGCACCTGCCCAGGCACACGCAACCTCAGCGACGCGCACATCCAGCGCATTGCCGCCACCGGCGGAGTGATCGGCATCGGCTACTGGGACGCCGCCGTGTGCGACACCTCGGTCGCCGCTATCGTCAAAGCGATTCGTTACACGGCCGATAAAATCGGTGTCGAGCATGTGGCCCTGGGCTCTGACTTCAACGGCACCATCCATGCGCCCTTCGATACTACTGGCCTGCCCCAACTGACCGAAGGTCTGCTAAAGGCGGGCTTCAGCGCCACAGATATCGCCGCGATCATGGGTGGCAACGTGCAACGCCTGCTCCTGCAGAGCCTGCCGGATGCCTGA
- a CDS encoding alpha/beta hydrolase, with protein MHETLILQPTHAADACVIWLHGLGADRYDFLPVAEALQQRLLSTRFVLPQAPTQAVTINGGYVMPSWYDILAMSPARAINCEQLEASSQKVIELIEAQRDSGIDPARIFLAGFSQGGAVVLHTAFMRWQGPLGGVLALSTYAPTFSAELQLSDTKKQLPVYCLHGTFDDVVLPAMGRAAHDCLVTQGVPVTWQEYPMSHEVLPEEVRDIGTWLAARLG; from the coding sequence ATGCACGAAACCCTGATACTTCAGCCCACACACGCCGCCGACGCGTGCGTCATCTGGTTGCACGGTCTGGGTGCCGACCGCTATGACTTTCTGCCGGTGGCCGAGGCATTGCAGCAACGTCTGCTCAGCACCCGCTTCGTGCTGCCGCAAGCACCAACCCAAGCGGTGACGATCAACGGTGGCTATGTCATGCCCAGCTGGTACGACATCCTCGCCATGAGCCCAGCCCGGGCGATCAATTGCGAGCAGTTGGAAGCCTCGTCACAGAAAGTCATCGAGCTGATCGAAGCGCAACGCGACAGTGGTATCGATCCCGCACGGATTTTCCTCGCCGGCTTCTCCCAGGGCGGCGCAGTCGTGCTGCACACCGCTTTTATGCGTTGGCAGGGGCCACTGGGCGGCGTGCTGGCACTGTCCACCTACGCCCCCACCTTCAGCGCTGAACTGCAGCTGTCGGATACAAAAAAACAACTGCCGGTTTATTGTTTGCATGGCACTTTCGATGATGTGGTGCTGCCAGCGATGGGCCGCGCCGCGCATGATTGCCTGGTCACACAGGGAGTGCCGGTGACTTGGCAGGAATACCCGATGAGCCACGAGGTGTTGCCGGAAGAAGTGCGCGATATCGGCACTTGGCTGGCGGCGCGCTTGGGCTGA